The Sphingobacteriales bacterium region ATCCAGTTGTACCACCTGAGTTTTTCCCTGAAAAAAAGTAAGGATACAAAAATGCTGAATAAAACGATACCGATATGATTGACGGCAAAAACAGAGGCAGAGACAAGGCCTGATTTGTTTAATGCCTGAATGAAAAAATAAGTTGAGCCATAATTGACGAAACCAAGCACAGCTCCTAAAATTAAAACATTCTGACGAAAAAGGTTGTTAAAAGCCTGATTTTTAATGAAAAAGACCAGAAAGCCTGAGATTCCGGCAATGAGAAAAAGAAAAGAAGTGTATAAAGGGAGAGATGCAGCATTTAAAAAGGCCGCCTGAGAGTATTTCAGCAGAGAATCAACAATGCCGGCACCAACAAAAATGACCACAGGCAGTAAGAATGATTTATGATCATTAATGGATTTATTCTGAACTTTTCTGAAAATTGAGAGGTAAAGTCCACCCAGTGCGAGAACTATCCCTGTAATCTTTGGAGCCGTCAGCAAATCGTTAAAATAAACCACAGAAAAAATCACAGGAATAATCAGCGACATTCTGGAAGCAATGGCTGTTCTGGTAATGCCCGCAGAATTTACCGACAGACTGACGAGGTAAAACATGGCAATGAAAAGTATTCCGGTAAGCAGGATGACTGGAAGATGAGGATAAATGGTCTTAAAAACCTGACCGAAATTATGCTCAGAGATAATAATGCCGAGGATGATGGCAAAAATGTAGTTAATCAGAATGATGTGAAAACTATCGGCATTTTTTCTTCCTGCAATTTTAAAGATGATATTGATGGCAGAAGAGCAACAAATACAAAGCAACAGATAAATCATTCGATCACTTTTTCAGAAGGTAATGCGGTAAGTATTAAATAAAACCGGTGCAAATTTATCTAAAGCTTAATGACTATAAGTCAGAAAATACAAGTGTTATTGATGTGAAAGGGAAGACAGGAAAAAAGATTTGGAAGAAAAAAAGACAGTGGCTTGATTTGTTTAAAATACAATTGTTTTAAGTCAACCTAATTCGGTCTTTGAACGTCATTAAAAGAAAATGACAAAAAATTGTAAAAAAATTTGCTGTTAGATAAAATTCTAATACTTTTGAACCCTAAATGTAAAATCAAAAAAAGAGTTATATGAGAAAAATTTTATCACTTTTCGTTCTGGTAGTACTCGGAATGAACGTTTTTGCACAGAACAGTATTGTCAGCCAGAAGTTAAACGGGGAAATTCCTAAAGACCCGAAATTGATTCAGGCAACCGAATGGCCTGCATTTCAGGCACCTTACAGGGAAGATATTAAAAGTGAATGGTATTCATTTACCTCAGCACTTGACTTTTTCCTTGGAGGCACTATGAGGTATTTCACCAATGCCATCTTCCCCGATACTTTTGTTCAGAGAGTTAACAATGACGGAACCACCTCGTATGTTAAATGGCATTCAATGGGTCTTGCCTTTGATCCGAGAGACGACATGTGGCCACTTTCTGATTATGACCAACTTGAGAAAAAACAACCATACAGGGTTGACTCAATTGCTTTCAGGTATCTCTATGAAAAATTCAACAGTGATGCAGTAAAAGATAAACTGGTCATTCAGTTTTACAATGCTGACAAGGTTGACCGCTATAATTGGACTTCCACACAGGAGCCATGGGCAACTGTTGAGTATGATACCACTACGCTTAGTGGGGTTGATTTTACCCAGCAGATTATTTATGAACTGGAATACAAAGACACAGCTACATGGGAAAGCGGGCAATACAAATGGTTGTCTTTTCCTGTAAATATTGATGTTCCCAAAACTACTCATCCTATATTTGTTACAACCTTTACCTTTAAACCTGCCTATTCCTATAAATTCAATGACACCCTCATTAATTTTGACACAAACCAGAAAAATAAGCCATACAAAAAGCTGAATGCTTTCTATCATCAGATGTTTTACGATCCGGACGGAACGCAGCTGACATCATACAACAATGGTCTGGTCATGAATTATCAGATGAGATACGGAAAATTCCTTGGTGATAACTTTGGCTGGAGATATTTACCCGGCAATGCTTTCTCAGTATCATACTATCCGTACATTATCTATAAAATCACTTATGACAATGATTGGGTAGATGCCATCAATGAAGGAAATGTCAGTTTCAAGGTCGGGGAAATTTATCCCAATCCTGCCAGACAAAATGCAAAACTGGCTGTCAACCTTATGAATGCTGGCAATGTAAGTATTGAGTTTGTCAATGCACTTGGGCAGAGCGTGAAAGTGATGGACAATGAAAAGGTTCAGGCTGGTGAACATGTTTACACGCTGAACACTTCCGATCTGGTTCCGGGCATGTACATTGTGAAAGTTACCGTTGACGGATATTCAAGCACTCAGAATCTGCTCGTAAAATAAACTTAAAGTTAAAACACTAAATGCCCCGCTAAAACGGGGCATTTTTTTTTGTAAATCCTTTAACATGGACAGGCGGAAAGAAAAAGTGATTAAAATTGAAGCTGCTTTCAAAGCGTGGATGCCATTGCCTCAAACAGAGCTTGTCCATGAGAATCCTTATGAACTGATTGTTGCTGTTATATTATCGGCACAATGCACTGACAAAAGGGTAAATCTGATTACCCCTTCATTCTTTGAACGATTTCCTGATATCTATTCTCTTGCAGAAGCAAAGGAAGAGGAAGTTTTTGAA contains the following coding sequences:
- a CDS encoding EamA family transporter — encoded protein: MIYLLLCICCSSAINIIFKIAGRKNADSFHIILINYIFAIILGIIISEHNFGQVFKTIYPHLPVILLTGILFIAMFYLVSLSVNSAGITRTAIASRMSLIIPVIFSVVYFNDLLTAPKITGIVLALGGLYLSIFRKVQNKSINDHKSFLLPVVIFVGAGIVDSLLKYSQAAFLNAASLPLYTSFLFLIAGISGFLVFFIKNQAFNNLFRQNVLILGAVLGFVNYGSTYFFIQALNKSGLVSASVFAVNHIGIVLFSIFVSLLFFREKLRWYNW
- a CDS encoding T9SS type A sorting domain-containing protein encodes the protein MRKILSLFVLVVLGMNVFAQNSIVSQKLNGEIPKDPKLIQATEWPAFQAPYREDIKSEWYSFTSALDFFLGGTMRYFTNAIFPDTFVQRVNNDGTTSYVKWHSMGLAFDPRDDMWPLSDYDQLEKKQPYRVDSIAFRYLYEKFNSDAVKDKLVIQFYNADKVDRYNWTSTQEPWATVEYDTTTLSGVDFTQQIIYELEYKDTATWESGQYKWLSFPVNIDVPKTTHPIFVTTFTFKPAYSYKFNDTLINFDTNQKNKPYKKLNAFYHQMFYDPDGTQLTSYNNGLVMNYQMRYGKFLGDNFGWRYLPGNAFSVSYYPYIIYKITYDNDWVDAINEGNVSFKVGEIYPNPARQNAKLAVNLMNAGNVSIEFVNALGQSVKVMDNEKVQAGEHVYTLNTSDLVPGMYIVKVTVDGYSSTQNLLVK